TACAATCATGttagtcatagtaatacccaagtatttcacttttttctcaatcttaaaccaattttttcccatcactttcatttgattttccattttcatattctttgttaacatctttgtcttttggttattaattttaaagcaaGCTAATGCCCCAGATACTTTAGTTTTTCATTaatatttctgttccttttaaaggatcttccaagaTTATCACCAAATCATCAGCAAGTGCCTGTAAtatatgtatttcctttttaacccTCAATCAGCAATTCTCTCGTCTTATGTCTCTACTCAATACTTCCAAAGCTTAAGTGAATAACAATGGTGAcaaggggcatccttgtcttgtccctttctgtatctcacaaggttttgttaattctccaGTTATaattatctgtgccttttgtgaggtataaatcaattttacccatttaataacATTCTCATCACAGTCCctatcttccaaaattttaaacaaattgtcaaaagccttttctgcatctaaaaagatcaatgcagcttgtttctCATTATGTCATTctaagtattccaaaatgtccaatacATTTCTGATATTATCTCTcaactgtcttttgggtaaaaacccacattgatcttcatgaataaagtcctgtgaAACTCATCCTCTTGGCTGAAGTAATCGTAAAtaacttatagtcattattcactAATGGTATCGGGTGGTAATTTTTTTGTGAAGTCAAGTCTTGaccttctttaggtattaatgctatattagcctctatCCAATTGTCCAGTATCTTTCCAGTCTTTAAAATAGAACTCATCATTTTTTGCAATAATAATTCATCTTCAGAATATTTATAATGAGTCTGGTAACCCATCTGGTCCAggcgcttcccccccccccttttttgccttttttatagcttcacaaaCTTTCCTTATTGTTATAGATCcatttattaattgtttttctgtgatcttcagtaaattttgtttctttaagtatTCATCAGCCTTTGTCAGGGAAACTTCTCCTTTATACAATTTAGAATATtattgttgaaatattttttgcaTCTTTAAATTATCTGTTGTTACAGTGTTTCCATCTTGTAATCTTAAtatcacttttttctctttttctttcctcagtttgTATGCCAGCCATTTCCCtggcttatttgcaaattcaacattcttttgttttgcataattcatttttacctccatttcttttactgttgaCATGGACAGCTGCTGTTGTAGGAGTTTAATTTGTTGTGAAATAATTTACTGgggatttctttaattcttctttcatttttatctcatctaaaattgcttgtgttttctcttgtctcttttttttttttgagtttgctattatgttgtataaaacgTCACCTCATAAAAgttttacttgcatcccaaaccatcctGATGTCTGTACCTTTATTATGATtgtcaaaaaattcttttaactttttacaatcttccattactgtttctttctgCAATAGTGTTTCAAGATTCTTTATCCATATCCTAAGAAACAGCAATGAGCCCAAACTTTCAGTGacataaacaaattttaaaggtaTTACATTCCAATATTTTCATTGGAATGTTCATTGGAATGTTCAATCTTCGGAACATTTTCTTTGCCTGTATTTTATATGTtgatatgtatatatgcatgtttgtCTAGGACACCCAGAACCTTCAGAAGAACAAGCTGTTACATATGCACATGAAGAACCCTGGCTGTTTAAATTTTGGGATCTTAGCCAGAAGTTTCTCAGAGTGGTGAACAATGTGTTGATAGCTACTCCACAAACTTCATATTCACCAGGTAACAgtaaaatctctttttttttgctggaatatTTTAGTCCTGGCGTTAGCCAAATTACTGATGGAACATCTTTGATATTAGGAATTATTGTAGTCACCAAGATTCTGGATTTGACTCAAAGGACCATAACAGTATCAGGACATACTACCCAACAATGAGTTAGTGAAGACTCTAAAACTGTGGGTAAAAGACCCCTGAATGATCCATTCTCTGAGGTTTCATCCCCAGCATGAAGTTGgtgggcacccctttgctctgggCACCTGCCTTTCTGCCAATAGGCTTCCTGCCCTACAGAATacataagttttgtttttaaaaaggtttagGTTTTTATAAATTTTTAGTAATATTTTCTTTATGATTGTAAATGTGTTATGGtagattttattacttttatataaTTTAACTACTGTCTAGTTCCTATTTGTTAAGTTTTTATTGTGGTTGGCCTCCCACCCCAGggtgcatttatttttatatatatatatatacacacacacacacacacacacacacacacatacatacacacacacatacatacatacacatacatacagagagagagagagagagagagagagagtctatttgttttccatctgcctatatatatatatatatatatatatatatatatatatatatatatatacacacatacatacatacatacagagagagagagagagagagagagagtctattTGTTTTCCATCTGCCTAGAAAAATCCAAAAAGTAAGTTGGGTGGCAGAAAGGGGTGGCATGGTAGTTGTGTGGCTTGAGAAGAGGATCAGGAGCCACCTCACTGGGGTTTGCCCATAAGTCAATGAGCATTTGTGTGCAGGTGCACTCAGAGCAGGAGGCATTTTGGAACAGGCAAGCAGCTCAGCTGTTTTATGAGACTCTACAATACTGTCTCAACATTCCCAGTATGCCTACACTGTTCTAAACAGTTTGGTGTTCTCAAAGTTTCTTTGCATCAATGTCCACCCTTTCCTACTCTACCTCAACTACAATGATCTGCTATTTATTTTAGTAAAGCATATTGTTAACCTTCCATCAGTGGTTTCTCATTCAGCATTTCCAAATCAatgaaacaatttaattttgCCACAAATCCATGACTCTGTTTCTTTCTTGTTATTCTTCCCAAGGGATTTTTTTTGCTGTAATTCCTAATACCGCCTTAGATCCAAAAAACATTCCAATCTTTATGGGCACTGGTAATTGCGCTGTGTCCTGTACGAAGTCTGGTGACGGTCAGCTTCAGATACAGATCGTGGTGAGTGTTTCATTTGTACTCATTCTTTTCTTTAGGAAAATATCTGTCAGGATATAGAACAAAGAACCGCACTGAGAAGGAATTGAactctagtatttattgttctgctctaatagaatcctgctaaactgaaacagaactaGCAAACTCTACTGGAAAAACTCTTGAACACTAAGGCGgttcctttctgattttcttggctgggagccTAAGGGATTCTACATTGCGtgtgtgcttttccccctggaaaggGCCCCCACCTTCTTCGCCAGCAATCCCCATAACAATATCTCGTTCTCCTTCTTCACTATCATTAGGATTGTGTCTACTCTGTGAAATAAGAGGACTCACAATCTGCTTGTAAAAGAATTATAGTGAAGTTTTCTCTGTCATTTTTTCCCGATATAATTAGTGACAGGTTTTTTTGTGGTTTGCTTTTCACAAGTAAATTAAATTGCAGTGCTGGGCTGCCCAGGATGGAAAAGAAAAGTACAGTGGAGACTACTACACATGTAATTAAAAGCTTCCTGTGGTTCCAAGTTCTAAAGAGGAAACACTAATACTCTGTTAGTGGGAAGAAGAAGCCTTCAACAAACCCATTCACCATTAATCTTGTAGCTGTGTTGTCATGTGATGTAATACACTTTATTTTTTCTAATGAGGACTTCATGTTTTCTTAGGAGAAAAATATTATGGTGCTCTATAGAACACCAGAAGAGTTCAAGAATTTCACTTTCTACAGTAAGAGTGATGGCAGGCCAGAAATTTGCTATTTTGAATCTGCAGAGTTCCCAGGTTGGTTCATAAGCACTTCATCTGAGCCAAATAAACCTATTGGTTTAAGTCAAAAAGGAGGACCTGACaacatcttgttttattttgaaaaaaaaaagtaaatcagaTTTATAAATGGAGGAGATA
This genomic interval from Candoia aspera isolate rCanAsp1 chromosome 9, rCanAsp1.hap2, whole genome shotgun sequence contains the following:
- the LOC134502926 gene encoding interleukin-1 family member 10-like, which encodes MAKKLHKKTWEEEMVDLFNAHKPTSGHPEPSEEQAVTYAHEEPWLFKFWDLSQKFLRVVNNVLIATPQTSYSPGIFFAVIPNTALDPKNIPIFMGTGNCAVSCTKSGDGQLQIQIVEKNIMVLYRTPEEFKNFTFYSKSDGRPEICYFESAEFPGWFISTSSEPNKPIGLSQKGGPDNILFYFEKKK